The following are from one region of the Vibrio hyugaensis genome:
- a CDS encoding YgiQ family radical SAM protein has translation MTNDITPIHEYKKYWAECFGTAPFLPTSRKEMDALGWDSCDIIIVTGDAYVDHPSFGMAIIGRLLEAQGFRVGIIAQPEWNNKDAFMQLGKPNLFFGITAGNMDSMINRYTADKKLRHDDAYTPNNEGGKRPDRATLVYSQRCREAYKGTPIVLGGIEASLRRVAHYDYWSDKVRRSVLFDAKADILLFGNAERALVEVAHRLADGEDISTMTNIRGTAVNLPAEPEGYTVIDSSRIEKPRKEAFVPKNPYEVETQCDTKKEEPVAQPITIRPSRHDAANTAVRLPAFEKLHNDRILYAHASRVLHLETNPYSGRALLQRHGDRELWVNQAPIPLTTEEMDYVFGLSYARVPHPMYGKAKIPAYDMIKTSVNIMRGCFGGCSFCSITEHEGRIIQNRSQESIINELEEIRDKVPGFTGTISDLGGPTANMYRLGCSDPKAEANCRRPSCVFPGICNKLNTDHKHTIDLYRAARKVEGVKKVMIASGVRYDLAIESPEYVKELVTHHVGGYLKIAPEHTEKGPLDLMMKPGMGTYDRFKEMFEKYSAEAGKKQYLIPYFISAHPGTEDEDMLNLALWLKKNNFECDQVQNFYPSPMCNATSMYYSETNPLKRVKYKQREDVPVAKGERQRRLHKALLRYHDPANWPMIREALINMGKKHLIGDKPNCLVPAEDIDAQTPAQRRKSGRHGANRFATKHTKNQPGFGGHLNKRSEGGSRDGKPSGNRNGSGKAQGGPNGQGRGNQNNGATGQRPNNGQRPNTGSRPGSNNQNRSNGTGSQGQGRPQGQGKPAGQRKPKRR, from the coding sequence ATGACCAACGACATTACTCCTATTCATGAGTACAAAAAATACTGGGCTGAGTGTTTTGGTACGGCACCTTTCTTGCCGACCAGCCGCAAAGAAATGGATGCCCTAGGATGGGATAGTTGTGACATTATCATTGTCACGGGTGACGCGTACGTGGACCACCCAAGCTTTGGTATGGCAATCATTGGTCGTCTCTTGGAAGCACAAGGATTCCGTGTCGGTATCATTGCTCAACCAGAATGGAACAACAAAGATGCTTTCATGCAGCTTGGTAAGCCAAATCTGTTCTTCGGGATCACTGCGGGTAACATGGACTCCATGATCAACCGTTACACGGCGGACAAAAAGCTTCGTCACGATGATGCTTACACACCAAACAACGAAGGCGGCAAACGTCCAGATCGTGCAACCTTGGTGTACTCACAGCGTTGTCGTGAAGCCTACAAAGGCACACCTATTGTTCTTGGTGGTATCGAAGCCAGCTTGCGTCGTGTTGCTCACTACGATTACTGGTCAGACAAAGTTCGTCGCTCTGTTCTGTTCGATGCGAAAGCGGACATTCTTCTTTTTGGTAACGCTGAGCGTGCCCTAGTAGAAGTCGCGCACCGTCTTGCTGATGGCGAAGACATCTCGACCATGACCAACATTCGCGGTACTGCGGTTAACCTGCCAGCCGAACCAGAAGGTTACACCGTTATCGATTCTTCTCGTATTGAGAAACCTCGTAAAGAAGCGTTCGTACCAAAGAACCCTTACGAAGTGGAAACTCAGTGCGATACTAAAAAAGAAGAGCCTGTTGCACAACCAATCACTATTCGCCCATCACGTCATGATGCAGCGAACACAGCGGTGCGCTTACCAGCCTTCGAAAAACTGCACAACGACCGCATTCTTTATGCGCATGCAAGCCGTGTGCTGCACTTAGAAACCAACCCATATTCGGGTCGTGCTCTATTGCAACGTCATGGTGACCGTGAGCTATGGGTGAACCAAGCGCCAATCCCTTTGACTACAGAAGAGATGGATTACGTATTCGGGCTATCGTACGCGCGCGTTCCTCACCCTATGTACGGCAAGGCAAAGATCCCTGCTTACGACATGATCAAGACTTCGGTTAACATCATGCGTGGATGTTTTGGTGGCTGTTCTTTCTGTTCTATTACCGAGCACGAAGGCCGTATTATCCAAAACCGTTCACAAGAATCCATCATCAATGAGTTGGAAGAGATCCGCGACAAAGTGCCTGGCTTTACTGGCACGATCTCTGACTTGGGTGGTCCTACAGCAAACATGTACCGTCTTGGCTGTAGCGATCCAAAAGCAGAAGCAAACTGTCGTCGCCCTTCTTGTGTGTTCCCGGGTATCTGTAACAAACTAAACACGGACCACAAACACACCATCGATCTTTACCGTGCGGCGCGTAAAGTGGAAGGTGTGAAGAAAGTTATGATCGCATCTGGCGTACGTTACGACCTCGCGATTGAATCACCAGAGTACGTGAAAGAGCTTGTGACGCACCACGTCGGCGGTTACCTGAAAATCGCACCAGAGCACACAGAAAAAGGTCCACTGGATCTGATGATGAAGCCGGGCATGGGTACGTACGACCGCTTTAAAGAGATGTTCGAGAAGTACAGCGCGGAAGCAGGTAAAAAACAATACCTGATCCCTTACTTCATTTCGGCGCACCCAGGTACAGAAGACGAAGACATGCTGAACTTGGCGCTATGGCTGAAGAAGAACAACTTCGAGTGTGACCAAGTACAGAACTTCTACCCATCGCCAATGTGTAACGCAACGTCGATGTACTACTCAGAAACAAACCCTCTGAAACGCGTGAAGTACAAGCAACGTGAAGATGTGCCAGTGGCGAAAGGTGAACGTCAGCGTCGCCTACACAAAGCCCTACTTCGCTACCACGATCCAGCAAACTGGCCAATGATCCGCGAAGCGCTGATCAACATGGGTAAAAAACACCTGATTGGTGATAAACCAAACTGTCTGGTTCCGGCAGAAGACATTGATGCACAAACACCAGCACAACGTCGTAAGTCTGGTCGTCACGGCGCAAACCGTTTTGCAACCAAACACACCAAGAATCAACCTGGCTTCGGTGGCCACTTGAATAAACGTTCAGAAGGTGGCTCACGTGATGGCAAACCATCTGGCAACCGCAACGGTTCAGGTAAAGCGCAAGGCGGTCCAAACGGACAAGGTCGTGGAAACCAAAACAACGGTGCAACCGGTCAACGCCCAAACAACGGTCAGCGTCCTAATACGGGGTCACGCCCTGGTAGCAACAACCAAAACCGTTCAAACGGTACGGGGTCACAAGGTCAAGGTCGTCCTCAAGGACAAGGCAAACCAGCGGGTCAACGCAAACCAAAACGCCGTTAA